From the genome of Primulina eburnea isolate SZY01 chromosome 12, ASM2296580v1, whole genome shotgun sequence, one region includes:
- the LOC140807316 gene encoding uncharacterized protein: protein MSKLFIREQDMEKVKNISKEKEKSYTNIFSKRSKKIYPFGLHRTCSPLSLSSLSLSLSHNSTDSCSLTDSSNSLEQKISFAVRLIDAAARREVPLTKIAQQQIHADDHDPCEDGTRRCNWITKNSDEVYVQFHDECWGVPVYDDNQLFELLAMCGMLMDFNWTEILKRRIILRESFLGFDAQNVSKMGEKEMMDIYSNKELTLPESRVRCIVENARCINKIAREYGSFSSYLWDQVNYKPIINKFRNSRNVPLRSPKAETMSKELMRHGFRLVGPIIVYSFMQAAGMTIDHLVYCFRYKKCVDIVERPWKHV, encoded by the exons ATGTCCAAACTATTTATCAGGGAACAAGATATGGAAAAGGTCAAAAACATTTCGAAAGAAAAAGAGAAGTCGTATACAAATATATTTTCGAAGCGCTCCAAGAAGATATATCCATTTGGACTTCACAGAACTTGCTCGCCTCTGTCTTTGTCTTCTTTATCATTGTCTTTGTCACATAATTCGACGGATTCTTGTTCCTTGACAGATTCTTCGAACTCACTCGAACAGAAAATATCGTTCGCGGTTCGTTTGATTGATGCGGCTGCAAGAAGAGAAGTACCTCTTACTAAAATTGCGCAGCAGCAGATTCATGCTGATGATCACGATCCTTGTGAGGATGGAACAAGAAGGTGCAATTGGATCACAAAAAACAGTG ATGAAGTTTACGTGCAATTCCATGACGAATGCTGGGGAGTTCCAGTCTACGATGATAA TCAGTTGTTCGAGCTGCTCGCAATGTGTGGAATGCTAATGGATTTTAATTGGACTGAAATCTTGAAAAGGAGAATAATTCTCag GGAATCTTTTCTTGGATTTGATGCTCAAAATGTGAGCAAAATGGGTGAAAAAGAGATGATGGACATATATTCCAACAAAGAATTAACTTTACCAGAAAGCAGGGTTCGGTGCATTGTGGAAAATGCAAGATGCATAAATAAG ATTGCTAGGGAATATGGATCATTTAGTAGCTACTTGTGGGATCAAGTGAACTACAAACCAATTATCAACAAATTCAGAAATTCAAGAAACGTGCCACTGAGGAGCCCAAAGGCGGAGACTATGAGCAAGGAATTGATGAGGCACGGGTTCCGATTGGTCGGTCCCATTATCGTATACTCGTTCATGCAAGCGGCGGGAATGACCATCGACCATCTGGTATACTGTTTTAGATACAAAAAATGCGTAGATATCGTGGAAAGACCATGGAAGCATGTCTGA